GTCCAGCAGCCGGGCGAGGTCATCTATCTGGTTCCGCATCTGAGCTTGACCGAGATCGAGGAGCTGAAGATCGACAATCTCTCGACCAGCGAATCTGCCCGCGCCGTTCGCCTGTTTCCCGACGGGAGTTTCGACGGTTTTGCTCCCCTGCGCGAGGGATTGAATCATCTGCGCATCACCGTGACGACCCGCGCCGGTACACAGAGCGTGTTCGACCGCGCCGTGGAGTTTGCGAAGACCGATACCGTCGGTCCTGAAGCGCGGAAAATGCTCAAGACACTCGAGATTCGCACGATCGAGACGGAACTGGTCGAGCGAGTGCGACGCAAGCGCCGCGAGATCCTGCAGCGCTCCCTTCAGATCGAGGTCGAGCCCGGCGAACCGCAATGAAGCTGGATCCGGGGGTCCGGGTGTGGTTCGGGCTAACGCGTCTGTCGCGCGGCGATCACGAGTACCGCAACCATGCCCAGTTCGATCGGAATCGAGGTGAGCGCAGCGGAACTCGATCCGTCCATCGCCAGACCGATTACGCGCCCAGCGGCCACGAAACCCACCAGCGTTGCGACCGCCAGTAACCAGCGACCTTCTCCCGAGCGAATGCCCTGAATGCAGAGCGCGACGCACGCCAGGAACATGCCGCCGAGATCGCCGCGGGCGGTGTTGAGTGCGTCGGGGGAATTCAAGACCATCCCGACACTCTCTGCGGCCGCGTTCGGGTCGAACATCCAGCGTAGACCGAGCAGCGCAAGCAGTACGGCGATGATGCCTACCAGCACTTTCAGGGGCGTCGTCATCGAGAATTCCTTTCGTCTTTTCGCAGGAACAGAATGCTACTCGAATTTCCGGAGGCAGACTGCGAGAAGGAGCCGCTTCAGGAGGAACCGAGTGGACCCGAGCTACGAATGGGTGATGGAGGTCACGGGCCTGGTCTGGACTCTGGTCGCCTATCTGATCCACGGAGCGATCGTGTTTGTACACTTGGGCCTGGCCTGCTTCCTCATCGGAACCGGCGTCCGCGACACCCTGCGCTGTGGGTTCGGACTACTCTTGTTCGCGCCTCTTGCGGCCGCCGAAAATCGCAACGAAGAACTCAGCTGGCAGCTCAAAAGCGATCTGCAATCTCCGAAGGTTGGCGATCTGGCTCCCGACTTCGAACTCCAGGACCCTCAGGGAGAATCCCGCGAGCGGCTTTCCGACTACCGAGGCAAGCGGCCCGTCGCGCTCGTGTTTGGCAGCTACACCTGACCTCCATTCAGCGCTGGGGCCCTGCGTCTCAAACAACTCTACGAAACCTACCGCGAGAGGGTCGAGTTCATCGTCATTTTCGTCAAGGAAGCCCACGTCACGGATCGCGGGGCGTGGGCCAGCTCTACACGTCCCGCCCCACGCGTATCTATTTCATCGATCGGGCGGGCAAGGTCATCTACAACCCCGGCATCGGGCCTTTCGGTTTCAACCCCGACCACCTGGAACCGGTGATTCAGGAGTACCTGAAGTCAACGGGCTGAAGATCCGGACTGGCAAGAATCAGCATGCGTCTCAGTGGATGGCCAGTGTGCGCAGAGCGTGGGCCGGTACGGGGAAGCGCAGTGTCTGTCCTTCTCTGTTCAGCGAGTGTTCGCCGCGTTCTTCGTCGAGACGCAAGGGTTCGGCTCGTTCGAAAGGAAAGCCGAGCGTTACTCGAGCTTCCTGTTCGGTCGCGGTTGGGTTGGACAGGCGCAGTACCAGACCGGTGCCGTTCTCTGCCGGTTTGAGGGCCGAAAGCAGTAACGATGAAGGTTCGACC
This region of bacterium genomic DNA includes:
- a CDS encoding DUF4345 domain-containing protein, which encodes MTTPLKVLVGIIAVLLALLGLRWMFDPNAAAESVGMVLNSPDALNTARGDLGGMFLACVALCIQGIRSGEGRWLLAVATLVGFVAAGRVIGLAMDGSSSAALTSIPIELGMVAVLVIAARQTR